A DNA window from Pseudodesulfovibrio thermohalotolerans contains the following coding sequences:
- the qrcD gene encoding menaquinone reductase integral membrane subunit QrcD, whose amino-acid sequence MDSKLFPEGVQRCSFGKFLIWTAVILAFFLWGLYAAVLVLYNGIGTTGLDNYFGFGAWITFDLAVIALGAGAFFTGLLKYILKIKQLEKIINLTVVVGFICYSGAMLVLTLDIGQPGRAWFGYWHPNVHSMLTEVIFCITCYCTVLIIEFVPLVLEQKQLNKIPFVHALAHNMHVNMALFAGIGAFLSTFHQGSLGGMYGVLIGRPFAFREGFFIWPWTFFLFVLSAVGSGPVFTVLVATFMEKLTGKKLVDFKTKALMGKIAGTMLTVYMFFKILDTWAWATGYLPSVGLTFDQMFYGVAYGKWLLFTEIVLCGVVPAIMLITPSIRNRPALLYTAAILDCVGVSLNRYIFTVQTIAFPAMPFDKWFVYYPNWVEYASSIMIVAYGFLVLTLVYRYLPLFPQERELN is encoded by the coding sequence ATGGATAGCAAACTCTTCCCGGAAGGGGTGCAGCGGTGCTCTTTCGGCAAGTTCCTGATTTGGACAGCCGTGATTCTGGCCTTTTTCCTGTGGGGCCTCTATGCCGCCGTGCTCGTGCTTTACAATGGAATCGGCACCACCGGCCTGGACAACTACTTCGGGTTCGGTGCCTGGATCACCTTTGACCTGGCGGTGATCGCCCTGGGAGCAGGCGCGTTCTTCACCGGGTTGCTCAAGTACATCCTCAAGATCAAACAGCTTGAGAAAATCATCAACCTGACCGTGGTCGTCGGCTTCATCTGCTACTCCGGCGCCATGCTGGTCCTGACGCTCGACATCGGGCAGCCCGGCCGCGCATGGTTCGGCTATTGGCATCCGAACGTCCACTCCATGCTGACCGAAGTTATCTTCTGCATCACCTGTTACTGCACCGTGCTGATCATCGAGTTCGTCCCGCTGGTCCTTGAGCAGAAGCAGTTGAACAAGATTCCCTTCGTTCACGCCCTGGCGCACAACATGCATGTGAACATGGCTCTGTTCGCCGGTATCGGCGCGTTCCTGTCCACCTTCCACCAGGGTTCCCTGGGCGGCATGTACGGCGTCCTGATCGGCCGTCCCTTCGCTTTCCGCGAGGGCTTCTTCATCTGGCCGTGGACCTTCTTCCTGTTCGTCCTCTCCGCCGTTGGTTCCGGTCCGGTCTTCACCGTTCTGGTCGCCACCTTCATGGAGAAGCTGACCGGCAAGAAGCTCGTGGACTTCAAGACCAAGGCCCTCATGGGCAAGATCGCCGGCACCATGCTGACGGTCTACATGTTCTTCAAGATCCTCGACACCTGGGCATGGGCCACCGGCTATCTGCCCTCCGTCGGCCTGACCTTCGACCAGATGTTCTACGGCGTAGCCTACGGCAAGTGGCTGCTCTTCACGGAAATAGTCCTGTGCGGCGTGGTCCCGGCGATCATGCTGATTACCCCGTCCATCCGCAATCGTCCGGCTCTGCTGTACACTGCGGCCATTCTGGATTGCGTGGGCGTTTCCCTGAATCGGTACATCTTCACTGTTCAGACCATCGCCTTTCCGGCCATGCCCTTCGACAAGTGGTTCGTGTACTACCCCAACTGGGTTGAATACGCTTCCTCGATCATGATCGTGGCCTACGGTTTCCTGGTCCTGACCCTGGTGTATCGCTATCTGCCGCTGTTCCCGCAGGAGCGCGAGCTGAACTAG
- a CDS encoding TAXI family TRAP transporter solute-binding subunit, whose amino-acid sequence MTVCGKLKIGFVGLVVVLLLAACGGTSPEKKTSQKSESSGSCGTVGESSLVTIATGGISGVYYPVGTAIANMVNRNRDRYGFQVVVESTGGSVFNINAVAAGDIQFGIAQADRQYQAVRGIAEWQGRGARKNLRAVFSLHPETLTLIAGDDTGIRDIRDLKGHRVNIGNHGSGQRQNSLDALNAVGLKPSDLDIVEVKAIEALELLKEGAIDAFFYTVGHPSPAIRKATEGPRKVRIVPIGDVGHMFVLYPFYVPSRIDMANYPGAANEEEWVDSFGGKATLVSSSDVPDAVVYAVTREVFENFEDFKAQQSAFSELTKKGMLQGQSAPIHPGAMRYYEETGLLRSE is encoded by the coding sequence ATGACTGTTTGCGGAAAGTTGAAGATTGGGTTTGTGGGCCTCGTTGTTGTGTTGTTGCTTGCGGCTTGTGGTGGAACTTCGCCGGAGAAGAAGACGTCGCAGAAATCCGAGTCGTCCGGGTCGTGTGGTACGGTGGGTGAATCCTCCCTTGTGACCATCGCCACCGGGGGTATATCCGGGGTGTATTACCCTGTGGGTACGGCCATCGCCAACATGGTCAATCGGAATCGGGACCGCTATGGCTTTCAGGTGGTGGTGGAGTCCACGGGCGGGTCCGTGTTCAACATTAACGCCGTGGCTGCCGGAGACATTCAATTCGGCATAGCTCAGGCGGATCGTCAGTATCAGGCTGTGCGCGGCATCGCCGAATGGCAGGGCCGCGGTGCGCGGAAGAACCTGCGTGCGGTGTTCTCCCTGCATCCGGAGACCCTGACCCTGATCGCGGGGGATGACACCGGCATTAGAGATATACGCGATCTCAAGGGGCACAGGGTCAATATTGGCAATCATGGGTCCGGCCAACGCCAGAATTCCCTGGATGCCCTGAATGCTGTCGGGTTGAAGCCTTCCGACCTCGACATCGTGGAGGTCAAGGCCATAGAAGCCCTCGAATTGCTCAAGGAAGGGGCCATAGACGCCTTCTTCTATACCGTGGGGCATCCTTCGCCCGCTATAAGGAAGGCAACCGAGGGGCCTCGCAAGGTGCGCATCGTGCCCATCGGCGATGTGGGCCATATGTTCGTCCTGTATCCATTCTACGTCCCGTCCAGGATCGACATGGCGAACTATCCAGGCGCGGCCAATGAGGAAGAGTGGGTGGACAGTTTCGGGGGCAAGGCCACGCTCGTCTCTTCATCCGATGTGCCGGACGCTGTTGTCTACGCCGTGACGCGCGAGGTGTTCGAAAATTTCGAAGACTTCAAGGCGCAACAGTCCGCTTTCTCGGAATTGACAAAAAAGGGTATGTTGCAGGGGCAATCCGCGCCCATTCATCCGGGTGCCATGCGTTATTACGAGGAAACCGGTTTGCTCCGGTCGGAGTAA
- a CDS encoding amino acid ABC transporter ATP-binding protein has product MAMIEVQKLHKWYGDFHVLQGITEFVNKGEVLVICGPSGSGKSTFIRCINRLEEYQKGQILFDGKNILDKDVNINDLRAEIGIVFQQFNLYPHLSVLRNVTLAPIKVKNMPKEQAEESALHLLERVGIHDQAHKYPAELSGGQQQRVAIARSLAMKPKVMLFDEPTSALDPEMINEVLNVMKDLAREGMTMLCVTHEMGFAREVADRVLFMDGGVVVEQAPPDEFFRNPQHERTKNFLKEIL; this is encoded by the coding sequence ATGGCAATGATCGAAGTGCAGAAACTGCACAAGTGGTATGGCGATTTTCATGTTCTGCAAGGTATCACGGAGTTCGTGAACAAGGGAGAGGTGCTCGTCATCTGCGGCCCGTCCGGTTCCGGCAAGTCCACCTTCATTCGCTGTATCAACCGGCTTGAGGAATATCAGAAGGGGCAGATCCTGTTCGACGGAAAAAACATCCTGGACAAGGATGTCAACATCAACGATCTGCGGGCCGAAATCGGTATCGTTTTCCAGCAGTTCAACCTTTATCCCCACCTGTCTGTTCTTCGCAACGTCACTCTCGCTCCCATAAAAGTCAAAAATATGCCCAAGGAACAGGCCGAAGAGAGCGCTCTGCACCTGCTTGAGCGGGTGGGCATTCACGACCAGGCGCACAAGTATCCCGCCGAGCTTTCCGGCGGACAGCAGCAGCGCGTCGCCATTGCCCGTTCCCTGGCCATGAAGCCCAAGGTGATGCTTTTCGACGAGCCCACCTCGGCGCTGGATCCGGAGATGATCAACGAGGTTCTCAACGTCATGAAGGACCTGGCGCGGGAAGGTATGACCATGCTTTGCGTCACTCACGAAATGGGTTTTGCGCGCGAAGTTGCCGACCGCGTCCTGTTCATGGACGGCGGCGTGGTGGTGGAGCAGGCTCCGCCCGACGAATTCTTCCGCAATCCCCAGCACGAGCGCACAAAGAACTTCCTGAAGGAAATTCTTTAA
- a CDS encoding ABC transporter substrate-binding protein: MKRLVLILALVLSFAFAANAAFAGKIEDVKAKGVLVCGVKDSVNLFGFVDPDSKELVGFDVDICKYIANKLGVKTEFKVVTSKNRIPMLAQGSVDILAATMTHKFSRDEQIDFSITYFMDGQKLLVKKGSGIMSTDDLANKKVGTVKGSTSEKNIKAAQPKAQVISYDEYPQAFMALKQGKVKAVTTDSGILAGLKAGDDNPEMWEIVGPFFSSEPYGLGVPQNDSAYRDFVNKCLNEMWLDGTYHKLFKKWMGYDLPAGWEMELWPM, from the coding sequence ATGAAACGATTGGTACTCATTCTGGCTCTGGTGCTGTCCTTTGCCTTCGCGGCCAATGCCGCGTTCGCCGGCAAGATCGAGGACGTGAAAGCCAAGGGCGTTCTGGTCTGCGGCGTCAAGGACTCCGTTAACCTGTTCGGATTTGTTGATCCCGACAGCAAGGAACTGGTCGGCTTCGACGTGGACATCTGCAAGTACATCGCCAACAAGCTGGGCGTGAAGACCGAGTTCAAGGTCGTCACTTCCAAGAACCGCATCCCCATGCTGGCTCAGGGTTCCGTGGATATCCTCGCCGCCACCATGACCCACAAGTTCTCCCGCGACGAGCAGATCGATTTTTCCATTACCTACTTCATGGATGGCCAGAAGCTCCTGGTGAAGAAGGGCTCCGGCATCATGTCCACTGACGATCTGGCCAACAAGAAGGTCGGCACCGTCAAGGGCTCCACCTCCGAGAAGAACATCAAGGCCGCGCAGCCCAAGGCGCAGGTCATTTCCTATGACGAATACCCGCAGGCCTTCATGGCTCTGAAGCAGGGCAAGGTCAAGGCCGTGACCACCGACTCCGGCATTCTGGCTGGCCTCAAGGCTGGTGACGACAACCCCGAGATGTGGGAAATCGTCGGTCCCTTCTTCTCCTCCGAGCCGTACGGCCTCGGCGTTCCGCAGAACGATTCCGCCTACCGCGATTTCGTCAACAAGTGCCTGAACGAGATGTGGCTGGACGGCACCTACCACAAGCTCTTCAAGAAGTGGATGGGTTACGACCTGCCCGCTGGCTGGGAGATGGAACTCTGGCCCATGTAA
- a CDS encoding amino acid ABC transporter permease, translating into MDYTFHWAKMFSGEPAQWMWEGFCTTMQISIISLICAMILGIVICVLRMTPFKPLQWFSLAFTEFFRNTPLLVQIFFWYNASYFVIPTVINNWMNDLYYWFPGPFSLFGHEFVGEWMLFNVELIMGIIALTVYTAAFIAEEIRAGIFSIPKNQLEASRAVGLSFLQGYRYVILPQALRIVIPPLISQALNLIKNSSLVMVLGVTDLMYQASQIESYHAMPFEAFTVALLIYLAISLVVSLCINLYNKHFMIQVMY; encoded by the coding sequence TTGGATTATACGTTTCATTGGGCCAAGATGTTCTCGGGCGAACCCGCCCAGTGGATGTGGGAGGGGTTCTGCACCACAATGCAGATTTCGATAATATCCCTAATCTGCGCCATGATTTTGGGAATCGTCATTTGTGTTCTGCGGATGACCCCGTTCAAGCCGCTTCAGTGGTTCAGCCTCGCCTTTACCGAGTTCTTTCGCAATACGCCGCTGCTCGTACAAATCTTTTTCTGGTACAACGCATCCTATTTCGTCATCCCTACGGTCATCAATAATTGGATGAACGACCTCTACTACTGGTTTCCCGGCCCGTTTTCCCTGTTCGGACACGAATTCGTGGGTGAATGGATGCTTTTCAACGTCGAGCTCATCATGGGCATTATCGCCCTGACCGTGTACACCGCAGCCTTTATCGCCGAGGAGATCCGGGCGGGCATCTTCTCCATTCCGAAGAACCAGCTTGAGGCGTCCCGCGCGGTGGGGCTCTCCTTCCTGCAGGGGTATCGCTACGTGATTCTTCCGCAGGCGTTGCGCATTGTCATTCCGCCGCTCATTTCCCAGGCGCTCAATCTTATCAAGAACTCTTCTCTGGTCATGGTCCTGGGCGTTACCGATCTCATGTACCAGGCGAGCCAGATCGAGTCCTACCACGCCATGCCGTTTGAGGCGTTCACCGTCGCTTTGTTGATCTATCTGGCGATCTCCCTAGTCGTCTCCTTGTGCATCAACTTGTACAACAAACACTTCATGATTCAGGTCATGTACTAG
- a CDS encoding amino acid ABC transporter permease has translation MHWDIVYNNFDYFLYGNTSLDWHFPFLHNPEGLVASVILAIFGIFGAFWLGLAAGLMRLSRNKWVKVPSVCYIEMIRGMPLLLLIFWFYYLAPVITGQNMPAFSTTMICFVVFTGAYVAEIVRAGVVALPKGQMEAARSTGLSHAQAMQLIILPQALRNMIPSFVNQFVSLTKDTSLAAILGVIELTRTGVQVDNREMVASFEIWIAIACLYFMICYILTSYSRRLEAQLSRYQARNR, from the coding sequence ATGCATTGGGATATAGTTTACAACAACTTCGACTATTTTCTGTACGGGAACACGTCTCTCGACTGGCATTTCCCCTTCCTTCACAACCCCGAAGGGCTTGTGGCCAGCGTCATCCTGGCGATTTTCGGTATTTTCGGCGCATTCTGGCTTGGCCTGGCCGCCGGTCTCATGCGGTTGTCCAGGAACAAGTGGGTCAAGGTGCCTTCCGTTTGTTATATCGAGATGATCCGCGGAATGCCGCTGCTCCTCCTGATCTTCTGGTTTTATTACCTGGCTCCGGTTATTACAGGGCAGAACATGCCCGCTTTTTCCACGACCATGATTTGTTTCGTGGTCTTTACCGGGGCCTATGTGGCGGAAATCGTTCGGGCGGGCGTCGTTGCGCTGCCCAAAGGCCAGATGGAGGCCGCGCGTTCCACCGGGTTGAGCCATGCGCAGGCCATGCAATTGATTATTCTGCCGCAGGCGTTGCGCAACATGATCCCGTCTTTCGTCAACCAGTTTGTCTCCCTGACCAAGGATACCTCCCTGGCCGCCATCCTCGGCGTCATCGAGTTGACCCGCACCGGCGTTCAGGTGGACAACCGCGAGATGGTCGCATCCTTCGAAATATGGATCGCCATCGCCTGTCTCTACTTCATGATTTGCTATATACTGACCTCCTACAGCCGACGGCTGGAGGCACAGTTGTCTCGCTATCAAGCCCGAAATCGTTAG
- a CDS encoding precorrin-8X methylmutase encodes MTQITFQNFQKPEDIEAESFRIIDSEVPKPRPFEGAKWEIVRRMIHTTADFEMLSLVRFHERAVDNGLKVLRNGAVIVTDTEMARRGMPVRRLDPLGCVAHCLMNDPRVVERAKREGITRAKAAVDVAVNELKPDIWVVGNAPTALIRLVEHVDNGYASPALVVGMPVGFVNAAESKALLMSRDIPYISVEGRKGGSALAASVINALAVLAA; translated from the coding sequence TTGACGCAAATAACCTTTCAGAATTTTCAAAAACCCGAGGACATCGAGGCAGAATCCTTTAGAATCATCGATTCCGAGGTGCCAAAGCCCCGTCCTTTCGAGGGGGCGAAATGGGAAATCGTCCGCCGCATGATCCATACCACTGCGGATTTCGAGATGCTTTCCCTGGTTCGTTTTCACGAGCGGGCCGTGGACAACGGTCTCAAAGTTCTCAGGAACGGCGCCGTGATCGTCACCGACACGGAAATGGCGAGGCGTGGAATGCCTGTGCGCCGACTTGATCCGTTGGGTTGCGTCGCGCATTGCCTGATGAACGACCCCCGCGTCGTGGAGCGCGCCAAGCGTGAGGGGATCACCCGGGCCAAGGCCGCCGTGGACGTTGCCGTGAACGAACTGAAGCCCGATATATGGGTGGTGGGAAACGCGCCGACCGCGCTCATCCGGCTGGTCGAGCACGTGGACAACGGCTACGCGAGCCCCGCGCTTGTTGTCGGAATGCCTGTAGGGTTCGTGAACGCCGCAGAATCCAAGGCGCTGCTCATGAGCCGGGATATTCCCTATATTTCGGTGGAAGGGCGCAAGGGGGGTAGCGCGCTGGCCGCTTCGGTGATTAACGCCCTGGCCGTGCTCGCCGCCTGA
- a CDS encoding 4Fe-4S dicluster domain-containing protein, producing the protein MPRKFKGKNKVTIYPDWCKGCGICVEFCPGKVLDLGPDGKAVVKREADCIRCGFCELHCPDFAIVVSHKEPMDNGLSEQDAEILPPKKKTAGKGA; encoded by the coding sequence ATGCCCAGAAAGTTCAAAGGCAAAAACAAAGTAACCATTTACCCGGACTGGTGCAAAGGCTGCGGCATTTGCGTCGAATTCTGCCCGGGCAAGGTCCTTGACCTCGGCCCGGACGGAAAGGCCGTGGTGAAGCGTGAGGCGGACTGTATCCGGTGCGGCTTCTGCGAGCTGCATTGCCCGGATTTTGCCATCGTGGTCAGTCACAAGGAACCCATGGACAATGGTCTGTCCGAACAGGACGCTGAAATCCTGCCGCCGAAGAAGAAAACGGCCGGGAAGGGGGCTTAG
- a CDS encoding 2-oxoacid:acceptor oxidoreductase subunit alpha encodes MPRRKKRTEIFALGNEAVVQGALLAGCSFYGGYPITPSSEIMEIMAASLPKIEGGVFMQMEDEIASMGAVIGASLSGRKAMTATSGPGFSLMQENLGYAVMAETPLVLVNVMRGGPSTGLPTSPAQSDVQQARWGTHGDHPIIVLSASDVQECLDMTITAFNMAEKYRTPVILLLDEVTAHTREKIEIPNEGEYEVFSRTVPSMPPEWYRPYEETVRGVPPMPPIGSGYRFHVTGLTHDRNGFPTQRPEEVVELMDRIHRKIDQFFYDIQLVEEIMTDDCDVCVIAYGSVARSAELAVKQARSHGVKAGLLKLMTLFPYPRRHTEKILAHAKTLVVPEMNMGQMSREVKRVNMGHAAVRTINRVDGQIVTPSEIFKVIMQG; translated from the coding sequence ATGCCCAGACGCAAGAAACGCACTGAAATTTTCGCCCTCGGCAACGAGGCTGTGGTACAGGGGGCACTGCTGGCCGGTTGCTCCTTTTATGGCGGATATCCTATCACTCCCTCTTCCGAGATCATGGAAATCATGGCCGCCAGCCTGCCCAAGATCGAGGGCGGCGTGTTCATGCAGATGGAGGACGAGATCGCCAGCATGGGCGCGGTGATCGGCGCTTCCCTTTCCGGTCGCAAGGCCATGACCGCCACCTCCGGCCCCGGATTTTCCCTCATGCAGGAAAACCTGGGTTACGCCGTGATGGCCGAGACTCCGCTGGTCCTGGTCAACGTCATGCGCGGCGGGCCGTCCACCGGACTGCCCACAAGTCCTGCCCAGAGCGATGTGCAGCAAGCCCGTTGGGGCACGCACGGCGACCATCCGATCATCGTCCTGTCCGCTTCGGATGTGCAGGAATGTCTCGACATGACCATCACGGCCTTCAATATGGCCGAAAAGTACCGTACTCCGGTCATCCTGCTGCTGGACGAGGTCACGGCTCACACCCGTGAAAAGATCGAGATTCCCAACGAAGGCGAGTACGAAGTTTTCTCCCGCACCGTTCCCTCCATGCCGCCCGAATGGTATCGGCCTTACGAGGAAACCGTGCGCGGCGTGCCGCCCATGCCGCCCATCGGCTCGGGCTATCGTTTTCATGTCACCGGCCTGACCCACGACCGCAACGGGTTCCCCACCCAGCGGCCCGAGGAGGTGGTCGAGCTCATGGACCGCATCCACCGCAAGATCGATCAGTTCTTCTACGACATCCAGCTTGTGGAGGAGATCATGACCGACGATTGCGACGTCTGCGTCATCGCCTACGGTTCCGTGGCCCGTTCGGCTGAACTGGCCGTGAAACAGGCGCGCAGCCATGGGGTCAAGGCCGGGCTGCTCAAGCTCATGACCTTGTTCCCCTATCCGCGCAGGCACACGGAAAAGATCCTTGCCCACGCCAAGACCCTGGTGGTTCCCGAGATGAACATGGGGCAGATGTCCCGAGAGGTGAAGCGCGTCAACATGGGCCACGCCGCGGTCAGGACCATCAATCGCGTGGACGGCCAGATCGTCACTCCCTCTGAAATCTTCAAGGTCATCATGCAGGGGTAG
- a CDS encoding 2-oxoacid:ferredoxin oxidoreductase subunit beta, whose translation MSKNITGNEIIHQYLRHNKKFPHVLCAGCGHGIVLGTLIRSIHSLGIPKDDVVVVAGIGCSGRLAVYVDFNTVHTTHGRALSFATGIKMSNPKLHVIALMGDGDALSIGGNHLIHAARRNIGVTALILNNSIYGMTGGQSSPATPEGSTTMTNPYGQLDHSFDTVDLAKGAGANYVARGTVFHVNRLETVMVEALERPGFSVVEAITPCHTQYGRKNKYKTPVDMYKWLKSTAITVERYNELPEEKREGRMPIGVFVDRQQPGFEERYYAMQDGFLKRSARGGK comes from the coding sequence ATGAGCAAAAATATCACCGGAAACGAAATCATTCATCAATACCTGAGGCACAACAAGAAATTCCCGCATGTGCTTTGCGCGGGATGCGGCCACGGCATCGTGCTGGGCACCCTGATCCGCTCCATCCACTCCCTCGGTATCCCCAAGGACGATGTGGTCGTGGTGGCGGGCATCGGCTGTTCAGGACGGCTCGCCGTGTACGTGGACTTCAACACCGTTCACACCACCCACGGGCGCGCTCTGAGCTTCGCCACAGGCATCAAGATGTCCAACCCCAAGCTTCACGTCATCGCACTCATGGGGGACGGGGACGCCCTGTCCATCGGCGGCAACCACCTCATCCACGCCGCCCGGCGCAACATTGGCGTAACGGCCTTGATCCTCAACAACAGCATCTACGGCATGACCGGCGGGCAGTCTTCGCCGGCCACGCCCGAAGGCTCCACCACCATGACCAATCCCTACGGGCAGTTGGATCACAGTTTCGACACCGTGGATCTGGCAAAGGGGGCCGGGGCCAACTATGTGGCGCGGGGCACGGTCTTTCACGTCAACAGGCTGGAAACGGTTATGGTCGAGGCTTTGGAACGGCCCGGCTTCAGCGTGGTCGAGGCTATCACTCCGTGTCATACCCAGTACGGCCGAAAGAACAAGTACAAGACCCCCGTGGACATGTACAAGTGGCTCAAGTCCACGGCCATCACCGTGGAGCGGTATAACGAGCTGCCCGAGGAAAAACGGGAGGGTCGTATGCCCATCGGCGTGTTTGTCGATCGGCAACAGCCGGGCTTCGAGGAACGTTACTACGCCATGCAGGACGGCTTTCTCAAGCGATCCGCAAGGGGGGGCAAGTAG
- a CDS encoding 2-oxoacid:acceptor oxidoreductase family protein, which translates to MKAPQNLDRFEIRFSGLGGQGIITLGKIMGQGLALGHGYNVTQTQSYGPEARGGSSKCDLVISSERISYPKAESLDMLVALSQEACNTYFPYLKKGGILVLESDLVKQPPTNQYLGLPFTALARDKVGIVQAMNTVVLGALSFLLPFVNQATMRKSLESVLPTKIRAVNTKAFNLGHRLAKKQWGEDAGEIWRPEDISKK; encoded by the coding sequence ATGAAGGCGCCACAGAATCTCGATCGGTTCGAAATCCGTTTCTCCGGCCTCGGCGGCCAGGGCATCATCACGCTTGGCAAGATAATGGGCCAGGGGCTTGCCCTTGGGCATGGCTACAACGTCACCCAGACCCAGAGCTACGGGCCCGAGGCGCGCGGCGGGTCGAGCAAGTGCGATCTGGTCATCAGCTCGGAGCGCATAAGCTATCCCAAGGCTGAAAGCCTGGACATGCTCGTGGCCCTGTCCCAGGAGGCGTGCAACACCTACTTCCCGTATCTCAAGAAGGGCGGCATCCTGGTTCTGGAATCCGATCTGGTCAAGCAGCCGCCCACCAATCAGTACCTGGGCCTGCCGTTCACGGCCCTGGCCAGGGACAAGGTCGGCATTGTCCAGGCCATGAATACGGTGGTCCTGGGCGCGCTCTCCTTCCTCCTGCCGTTCGTCAATCAGGCAACCATGCGCAAGAGCCTGGAGTCGGTCCTTCCGACCAAGATCAGGGCCGTCAACACCAAGGCCTTCAACCTGGGGCACCGCCTCGCCAAAAAACAATGGGGCGAGGACGCGGGCGAAATCTGGCGTCCGGAAGACATCTCTAAAAAATGA
- a CDS encoding FlgO family outer membrane protein: MNKTALSILTAASLLFTQGCGNRMWEDTKGTTSDAFNYVTDNQPTAQAYHDTASVPIIELNYRAADILYANMASSELSPNSAVFISSFDNRNDPGDKSVFGQTMADQIADRLVQRGVRITAGEPNATDFTYASGVTPKDYNHAAGLAGSSRELPPRTARLVGSYVVADQYIYMTARVIRLVDSTVVSAHNWTLPVTDSVRQMLPQLSERDRGLTPTVKTSFND; this comes from the coding sequence ATGAACAAGACGGCCTTGAGCATATTGACGGCGGCATCCCTGCTCTTCACGCAGGGATGCGGCAACCGCATGTGGGAAGACACCAAAGGGACCACCTCGGACGCGTTCAACTACGTGACCGACAACCAGCCCACGGCGCAAGCCTACCACGACACCGCGTCCGTGCCGATCATTGAGCTCAACTACCGCGCCGCCGATATCCTCTACGCTAACATGGCGAGCAGCGAACTTTCGCCCAACTCCGCCGTGTTCATCTCGTCCTTCGACAATCGAAACGATCCCGGCGACAAGTCCGTATTCGGCCAAACCATGGCCGACCAGATCGCGGACCGGCTCGTCCAGCGCGGGGTGCGCATCACCGCAGGCGAACCCAACGCAACGGATTTCACCTACGCTTCGGGCGTCACGCCCAAGGACTACAACCATGCTGCGGGACTGGCGGGCTCCTCCCGCGAACTGCCGCCCCGAACGGCCAGGCTCGTGGGGTCTTACGTCGTGGCCGACCAATACATATACATGACCGCCCGCGTCATCCGTCTGGTGGATTCCACCGTGGTCTCGGCCCACAACTGGACCCTGCCCGTTACCGACAGCGTCCGGCAGATGCTTCCCCAGCTCTCCGAGCGCGACAGGGGACTCACCCCCACGGTCAAGACCTCGTTCAACGACTAG
- a CDS encoding purine-nucleoside phosphorylase: MEYQKKIRHSAAYIHEKLGKIQAGAVAFVTGTGLGPLTSAIEEPVAIPYEDIPHFPVSSVKSHAGRLISGTIEGVPVLALDGRFHLYEGFTPQEATHNIRVLGELGIRTLILTNAVGALNPSFEVGCPMLIEDHINLTGLTPLRGENVDAWGDRFPDMCAVYDPALRRMAVEKALEQGIRLERGVFMQVVGPNMETPAETRMYRIMGADAIGMSTCMEAIAAHHMGIRILGLSCLTNKNLPDCMEEAPLERVIAQAEKSSSAMVRLLRAILKEIPKTAE, encoded by the coding sequence ATGGAATACCAGAAAAAGATACGACATTCTGCCGCATACATACATGAAAAGCTAGGCAAAATTCAAGCCGGTGCCGTCGCCTTCGTCACGGGTACGGGGCTCGGCCCCCTGACCTCGGCCATAGAAGAGCCCGTGGCCATCCCCTACGAAGACATACCGCACTTCCCGGTTTCCTCGGTGAAAAGCCATGCCGGACGCCTCATTTCGGGGACCATCGAGGGCGTCCCGGTGCTCGCTCTGGACGGCCGGTTTCATCTCTACGAAGGCTTCACCCCGCAGGAAGCCACCCACAACATCCGCGTGCTCGGCGAGCTTGGTATACGGACCCTGATCCTTACCAATGCCGTGGGGGCCCTCAACCCATCCTTCGAAGTGGGCTGCCCCATGCTCATCGAGGACCACATCAACCTGACCGGACTCACCCCGCTGCGCGGCGAAAACGTCGACGCCTGGGGCGACCGCTTCCCGGACATGTGCGCGGTCTACGACCCGGCCCTGCGCAGGATGGCCGTGGAGAAGGCCCTGGAACAGGGCATCCGCCTGGAACGGGGCGTGTTCATGCAGGTCGTGGGACCGAACATGGAGACCCCCGCCGAAACCCGCATGTACCGGATCATGGGAGCGGACGCCATCGGCATGTCCACCTGCATGGAGGCCATCGCGGCCCATCACATGGGCATCCGTATCCTCGGCCTCTCCTGCCTGACCAACAAGAATCTGCCCGACTGCATGGAAGAGGCTCCTCTGGAGCGGGTCATCGCCCAGGCGGAGAAATCCTCGTCGGCAATGGTCAGGCTTCTGCGCGCCATCCTAAAGGAAATCCCGAAAACAGCCGAATAG